Proteins from a genomic interval of Nostoc sp. TCL240-02:
- a CDS encoding alpha/beta fold hydrolase, whose amino-acid sequence MLQFQPPGFGHKLIHTSLGAMVYYTQTNTPWAFADTENLPPLLFLHNFGGGASAYEWSKVYPAFASNYHILAPDLIGWGESAHPVRDYKIRDYLSTIAEFIIETCRQPVTVVASSLTAAFAIRLAIVQPNLFKALFLVSPSGFDDFGQGAGRRLPLSVINTPLLDNFIYMLGAENEIAVRNFLQSFLFAKSERVSQEIVDAYLTSAQQPNAKFSALAFLRGDLYFDLSLYIQQLTIPTVMFWGEKAQFTNIKLGQRLANLNPRAIQDFYAIADAGILPHLEIPEVVIGLLQRYLR is encoded by the coding sequence ATGCTTCAGTTTCAACCTCCTGGCTTTGGACATAAACTTATCCATACATCCTTGGGGGCAATGGTTTACTATACCCAAACTAATACACCTTGGGCGTTCGCTGATACTGAAAATTTACCTCCACTACTGTTTCTCCATAACTTTGGTGGTGGGGCATCTGCGTATGAATGGTCTAAAGTTTACCCGGCTTTTGCTTCTAATTACCACATTTTAGCTCCCGATCTAATCGGCTGGGGAGAATCGGCTCATCCAGTCCGGGATTATAAAATTAGGGATTATCTCAGCACGATCGCAGAGTTTATCATCGAAACTTGTCGCCAGCCTGTGACGGTGGTAGCCTCTTCTCTAACAGCCGCTTTTGCTATCCGCCTAGCTATTGTTCAACCCAATCTATTCAAAGCACTGTTTTTGGTTTCCCCATCTGGATTTGATGATTTTGGGCAGGGTGCTGGACGCAGACTTCCGCTTTCGGTAATCAATACGCCTCTGTTGGACAATTTTATTTATATGCTTGGTGCTGAAAATGAAATTGCAGTCCGAAATTTTTTACAAAGTTTTTTGTTTGCTAAGTCAGAACGAGTATCTCAAGAAATAGTGGATGCTTATTTAACCTCTGCACAACAACCTAATGCCAAATTTTCTGCTTTAGCATTTTTGCGGGGCGATCTTTACTTTGATCTGAGTTTATATATTCAGCAACTGACAATTCCCACTGTGATGTTTTGGGGAGAGAAGGCACAATTTACTAATATCAAACTAGGACAACGCTTGGCAAATTTAAATCCAAGGGCAATTCAAGATTTTTATGCGATCGCAGATGCAGGAATATTACCTCATTTAGAAATACCAGAAGTTGTCATTGGTCTATTGCAACGATATCTTCGGTAA